The Antechinus flavipes isolate AdamAnt ecotype Samford, QLD, Australia chromosome 4, AdamAnt_v2, whole genome shotgun sequence genomic interval TGAATACTGATTGATGACTAATACAAAATAGTAGATTATGTCAGTCagtaaatcaacaaacatttattaagcacttattatgtgccaggcactatgctaagagtgTGGGATACAAAAATGATAAAACCAGTAATATCCTGTGGGCTCAATATAAGCGATATGTTAACTATTTATCCTTTTCTTCATGCCTGCAATTATGGAACAACTAGGTAGGATTGTGCAATATTGTGGAATTCATGCTCACTGTATTACATAatgaaatacttattttaaaaacctGTGGTTCTGCAGAGTAGGAGAAAATATAAGTTtacaagcaggaaaaaaaaagtgctgtgATATTTGGTACTAagcaattcctttttttctggctAAGTTAAGttattatgcttttttaaaacttgcatgactttagcaaaataaaaattgcagGGCCATATATGATTAGCTATTAGCTACTTCCCAAATTGACTTGCTGTGActtttgtatgttgtttttcattttttccgcCTGTATTTTTTCTCCTCCAACTTCTTCAGGAATGTAATTCCTATTTCTGTAACTTTGTCGCCTTTAAGTCTATCTTGTAAGAATGTAACATCAGCAGTCAAATGAATCTAGAAGAAAAAGACCCAGATCATTTttgagtcattttatttttaaccctTCTCTACCACATCTTATTCAGTTTTCATTTCCCCAATAATAAAGTATGTCTTTCCTTCTGTGAAAATGCAAGTGAGAATACTGGTTATTTGCTTAGCCTGAAGAGACAGGAAAGTCTAGAATGGTTCTGAAGTTCTGAAGTCAAGAAGTTCTCAACATGACTGGTGTCAATGTGGCTCTATCTTAGAATATATCCATTCCTAAAACTGAGTCAAAATTGAACTTAGCGCTGTGAATGACTTTAGATCTGGAGCTGTGACTACTTCTTGAGTCTTCTCAATTCTAAAGTGACAACAATCTTCTCTTTTCAAATTTGAATCTCTTGGGATCAGAAACAAATTCATCTCAGTTTCTGAGAACAAATAATAGCATACAACCAAGAGTAAGAATTAGGCAAGTGTATATCTTATGCTATTGGAGGAGAGAACAATAAAGTTAACATCTGGggttattttaacttattttcatCAGTGTTCTACTTCTTCACTTCCCAAGATTTCCAAttacaaaaaaagggggaggggccGGGGGGGACATTTAGAATAAGTATgcagttaggaggacctgagttcaaatctagactcagacttTTAATATTTaccagctttgtgaccctggacaagtcacttaactccaattgcctcagggcaACTAGattgtataatggatagagcattggctgTGAAGTCAGATGATAATAGTTTAAAGCAGGCCTTTTGTGAAGAATGAAGACTTTAATGATGATTCACATTTCGATTTGCTATATATCATTGTGtcataaatgatatatttattgtataatatAGTGTCATATAAAGCATATAATCATAAACTCATATTTTCTATTCCACTCTATATTATTCATGAAATCTAGAAGAGTCTCTCTTATTGGACCCAAGGCAGGTCCAGGAAGTCTCCTGTCTCATCAGTTTCAGGGGTTGGAGTCAAGATCAAGGAGAATAAACAAGGCATTGCCTGAGCTCCTCCCAGCTTCCCTGAGAATCAATATTAGATCAAGCCTCttgaacagattttggagtgacagaatctaCAAACATTCAGaatataataattttccagcttaattattggattccttattggattcctggcacatgaactaatggacaatggattcctttgggactatttctaggacttatggacacgTATAATTCTGTATGTTgatttgttatttgttacatcactactagcctgtgttatattgctatgtgtttatgtattttatgtaattatgtgtaatgcctcccatattgatggatttatgtgtacctgtttcaagtgagccccttcaaaaacctgctaatctgatttgatctcctgtctcaattgggcagggggGAATGTGGCTCAGAGCAAGTGGGGTGTGGGGAGGCTGGGTACTAGGAAGCCTAGAACAGGGAATTTAGCAGGAGGCCTTAAACAAAATAttgcagtgttggctactctgtccttgTTCAGAAGACCAGTGCATCAGCTGTAAGATCTccaacacaattataaaatacaaattgtgAGCCCCTAAATTCCTTCATAATAGGCGGGACTTGGCCAGGCCCACCCAGAGAGAGCTTCCAGCACTACCAGTCCCAGTGTAAACCAAGAGAAGTCCCTGTGTCCCTGCagaggaaacttgggacagtCTCCACTGTGCCCTAGCAGCAgatctcaatctttaaaaataagcaaaaaaaaaaaaaaaaagcaaaaaaagagctCTGACAGAGAGAGCTACTTTAGAAATACAAATCCAGAAGAAGATAGCAAAGACAAAATGCCTTCAGATGAAGCCTAAAAGGGGGATATGAACCAGTCTCCAaatcaaaaggctctcttggaagagttcaaaaaggatcttacaaaagagatagaagaaaaaatcagGTAATGAAATGAGAACTGTGCAGGAGAGTTATGAAAGTTTGGAGAAAAAAGCCAActgcttggaaaaggaagcatggaaattgaagaaaataattccttaaagataaatttgatgaagtggaaaaagaaaaaaactccttgaaaaatagaattggtgaaatggaaaaaaatctactgaatgaaataattcctttaaaagtacaattggccatatgcaaaaggaggtaaaaaaactaactgaagaaaataattcactaaaaattagaattggacaaatggaagtgaatggctCAATGAGAAACATCAAGgatcaaacaaaattttttttaaatgaagaaaatagaagaaaattcaaaatatcttattggaataGCAACTGATTTAGAAAATAGCTCCAGgagagaattattggattacctgaaaaccatgatgaaaaaaaagagcctgaatatctttcaagaaattatcaaggaaaactgccctgatattctggaaccaagggtaaaatagtcattgaaagaatctataaccacctcctgaaagagactccaaagtgaaaattccaaggaatatagtaattaaattccagaattatcaggtcaaggaaaaaatactgcaagcagtcagaaagaaacaattcaaagatAAGGAGCCACtgtcaggattatccaggacctacaagtttccacattaaaggactggagaatctgaaatatgatattcctgaaggcaaaagagcttggactacaaccaagaatcaaatACCCAGCAAAAATTAAGTATTatatttcaggggaaaagatggacattcaatgatataggagattttcagtcatttctgataaaaagaccagaccTGAAGGGAAAACTTGATCTTCAAAAacaagaatcaagagaagtataaaaatgtaaatgaaagaaaaaaacctatgtttttttaaaagttaaaatgtttacattcctacatgatacttgtaacttttaagaactgtatttttgtcCACAGTAGTTAGAGGCTTaggtgatgatattaaaaaaaaaaagaaattaagggtagaaaaaggattatactaggaaaaaaggaaagggaatataaAATGGGATAAGTTATATCATATTCATCAGTTTCTTGGCCTCCTCCCGTTATCTCTCACTGATCCCAAAGATATTTATCTTAGGGCCAATCAAGAAAGATTCTGGATATGGAAGAATATGTTTGTGTGGATAACAGTAAATGAATTTGGGGTTGTCCatgttttttgatcatttatatgACTTTCTGTGCCTCCCTCTCATTAGCACACATAGATAATTACTGTATAATAAACCAATATATCCCTAAATAGGAAAAATTAATGGTGTGTTTTACCATTTCCAGGGCACCTCTAATGACTCCACACAGCAAATTACAGTAACAAAGAGAAGACCGTCCAGCTGGAAGCTCCTCTACAAACTCCACCAAAGGATTTTTGTCCAGAATTAGTGAGAATTCATTTCTACTTGATTCATTACGTGTCACACTAGGTGTGATTCCCAGGTACATCTTGAAAGCAAcctgaaaagggaagaaatatagtTGTTGACATTTTGGCTAAAACAACTCTCTTAGATTTTACTCTCAGCTTTCTACTGGTTTATTAGTAATGTTATTGGCTCTTTAGATCAGGAACCACTGAACTTAACTTTTTTCATGGACCTAGAGAAAATGCTTTATGATAAAATTAATTCTTTGAATGATCTctgaaaaggaattaaaattttccaaatttttacaTTCTCTTTAATCATTCACTAGTATTTCAGAATGAAATGACTATAAAAATGCTATATccagaccattaaaaaaaatttaggaatacATTAAAAGTATGGGAATCACATTTTGTGAATGATAAACATGTGACTAAATACATAGCTTAATcttaatatgttaaaaaatttaaGCAAATGGTTTTCTGAAAGAATTTTTCTTGAAGCAGAGATTGAGGTTGACTCTTTTCAACTCTGCACAAACTGATTGATACAAATGGTGTAAGACCATTTTTTGGGTGTGTTCCTATCCTGGGAAATACTCTTCTGTTGGCCACCTTAACCTcttcataaaaatacaaaagggaCATCTTCCTTGGATGCCCAAGAACtgagcaggagaaagaagagaagaatgtggtcgtatacattttgaaaaaaggtgatttttttttgcaagacaattgggattaagtgacttaaccaggatcacacagttaataagtattaagtatctgaagccacatttgaattcagttcctcctgatttcagggctagtatTTTAGCCACTGTACCCTCTAGCTATCTCCAAAAAATGAATTCTCAAAAGTATCTGTTCTTTCTAAGAATATAATAACTTGGGGCAGCAGTGGATACAGCagtggtcctggagtcaggaggacctgagttcaaatctatctgcagacacttaacactaaccagcttgtgaccttgggcaagccatttaaccctaaatgccaaaggaagaaggaaatatcatagtttgaaattaaaacaaaatatatatcaaaaggACCTCCTAAAGAAGATGACTATATTTGGCACTGAGTATAATATAAGTAGAGTAGGGAAGAGTCTGCAAAGTGTGATTTGAGAAATTCTAAAAGCTTCTTTCATGTTCCTACTGCTCCCAAACATACTCTTTCCTGTCTTGAGAGAATATTGACAATCCCTACtataaattactttttggtctaagTCATTATCTCCAGGAAGCTTctattcatatggaaatattatATTGGATGaaaattttacagatttggattcaggaccTGTGTTTGAATCCTAGTTCTGCCATTTTCTTGTAGTGGTTCTAAATAAGGCACTTAAActttctgagactcaatttcctaatctgcaaGTGTGGGGATTACTAGATGGTTTCCAAGATCTCCTCTAGCTCAAAATCTAGAATCCTAATAGAAGCTTATATTGATATGGTTGTATAAAGTTTAAAagtcctcacaataactttgttAAGTTGGTggttcttatattattatattcattttgtagCAAAGCAAACTCAGGCTCAGGAAATTTAATACAGTTGGCCAGAGTCACATCATTGTATCAAGGACTTGACGTGAACCTAGGTCTTCTGTTTCCAAGATCActattttactgtattttttaaagaatctaatTCACCAAATCTTTATCAGTCACTAGCATctaaaaataagttaatttacTGGCTCACTACACTACCACCTTAATATAGATAATAGGACATTGCACATGAAACTTGAGTTGGTGAAGGGAAAGCTTTTTTATAGAGAGCAGGCTTGAAGATTATAGGTACAAGTTCTGAAAAGCTGCTTGATTAAAGAGCAATAGAGAAACTCTGAAGACAAATCTGTCTCCTTTTCAGTGTTGTTTAGGGGCAGCCCTGCACACAGAAATTCAACAActatttccatttatatatagGAATTTTATAGCGCTTacaggtttacaaagcactgtcTTTAGCACAACCCTAAAAAGCAGatagtacacttttttttttaaacaaatgacgaaactgaggcacagagaaataaaggaatttcCCTAGAGTAGCTCAGTTAATAAGCTGGATGAAGTCAAATGATTTGTATTAAATACTGCCTATGCCTCTTAATATCTATATTATTTTGGACACTTAGGGTTGACAGATCACAGCCTTAGTTTTCTCGTCTATAAAGTAATTAAGTTGAACAACATGGCCTCTGGAAGTTAGATGAttctgtggatagagcactgggtgcaaagtcaggaaaa includes:
- the TRAPPC3L gene encoding trafficking protein particle complex subunit 3-like protein codes for the protein MSRPGNRRPEYHKIDWHLPAISSSASAHSMNRDLFVLTYGALVAQLCKDYEKDEDVNNYLDKMGYGIGIRLVEDFLARSCVKKCHSYSEIADLIAQVAFKMYLGITPSVTRNESSRNEFSLILDKNPLVEFVEELPAGRSSLCYCNLLCGVIRGALEMIHLTADVTFLQDRLKGDKVTEIGITFLKKLEEKKYRRKK